The following coding sequences lie in one Aspergillus puulaauensis MK2 DNA, chromosome 3, nearly complete sequence genomic window:
- a CDS encoding flavin-containing monooxygenase (COG:P;~EggNog:ENOG410PG8R;~InterPro:IPR020946,IPR036188;~PFAM:PF13738,PF13450;~go_function: GO:0004499 - N,N-dimethylaniline monooxygenase activity [Evidence IEA];~go_function: GO:0050660 - flavin adenine dinucleotide binding [Evidence IEA];~go_function: GO:0050661 - NADP binding [Evidence IEA];~go_process: GO:0055114 - oxidation-reduction process [Evidence IEA]) — MSAYAKELNAIIIGAGPAGIAMAYRLKHDLKFEDFSIYEKLDGIGGTWRTNSYPGCGCDLPSHLYSFSFNLNPNWSKELCEQPEILQYMDDTVDKFDLRRHVHTSVECLGARWHTDKSKWEVHLKDVDTGMEFVRFASVFVSAVGAISFPRDVRFPGMENFQGPMFHTARWDHSVSYKGKRVAVIGNGCSAAQVVPAIAKDAGFVKQYARSGQWFHARPNHVYTEFEKFLFRWMPLKQRLLRLSIFLAADEETTTYFPSPKGQKARHAVEEESKRYIQSIAPKKYWKHIIPTFPLGCKRRIFDPDYLESLNRSNVELLPEGIQEMTETGIISSSGIKDDFDLIVLATGFQVSQFLTPMQIKGANGEYLQKQWDECRGAQAYLGTYVHNFPNLAIIFGPNTFPANNSALFACETQVAYAVESLFKPLIDRRANIIEVKQAAEDRETNAIHAQLTRTVFAGDCSNWYIGKYGRNAASWPGFARSYWFRTYFPEWTAFNMVGGSFLWPFYRLHRLVRTLSPLSQAVLGMAILAFAARSSFVETARSLVQAVAGTFESWTARFVRA, encoded by the exons GCTCAATGCGATCATCATCGGTGCTGGCCCTGCCGGCATTGCTATGGCATACCGGTTGAAGCATGACTTGAAGTTCGAGGACTTCAGCATATACGAGAAGCTGGATGGTATCGGTGGTACCTGGAGAACAAACAGCTATCCTGGATG TGGATGCGATTTGCCCTCCCACCTCTACTCCTTCAGTTTCAACCTCAATCCAAACTGGTCCAAGGAACTATGCGAACAGCCTGAAATATTGCAGT ATATGGACGACACGGTAGACAAGTTCGACCTACGCCGCCATGTGCACACCTCAGTTGAATGCCTCGGCGCCAGATGGCACACCGACAAGAGCAAATGGGAGGTTCACCTGAAAGACGTCGATACCGGTATGGAATTCGTGCGATTCGCGTCCGTCTTCGTGTCGGCCGTCGGGGCTATTTCATTCCCCCGCGACGTACGATTCCCTGGTATGGAAAACTTCCAAGGGCCCATGTTCCACACAGCTCGCTGGGATCATTCTGTCTCATACAAGGGGAAACGAGTGGCAGTCATTGGTAATGGATGCAGTGCCGCCCAGGTAGTCCCTGCCATTGCGAAAGACGCAGGGTTTGTCAAGCAATATGCACGCAGCGGCCAGTGGTTCCACGCCCGCCCTAACCATGTCTATACTGAGTTTGAGAAGTTCCTCTTCAGGTGGATGCCTCTTAAACAGCGTTTGCTTCGTCTGAgtatcttcctcgccgcggACGAGGAAACAACCACTTACTTCCCCTCGCCCAAAGGCCAGAAGGCACGGCATGCTGTGGAGGAAGAATCCAAACGGTACATTCAGTCAATCGCACCCAAGAAATACTGGAAGCACATCATTCCTACCTTCCCGCTTGGCTGCAAACGCCGTATCTTTGACCCTGATTATCTCGAGTCCCTGAACCGGTCAAACGTGGAACTCCTACCGGAGGGCATCCAAGAGATGACCGAGACGGGCATTATCAGCAGCTCTGGAATCAAGGACGACTTTGACCTTATTGTCCTGGCCACCGGCTTCCAAGTCTCCCAGTTCCTTACTCCCATGCAAATCAAGGGAGCCAACGGCGAATACCTGCAAAAGCAATGGGACGAGTGCCGCGGTGCGCAGGCCTATCTCGGAACTTACGTGCATAACTTCCCCAACCTCGCCATCATATTCGGACCAAACACATTCCCCGCCAACAACTCTGCGCTGTTTGCTTGCGAGACCCAAGTCGCCTACGCGGTGGAGTCCCTGTTCAAGCCCCTAATCGACCGCCGCGCCAATATCATAGAGGTTAAACAAGCCGCAGAAGACCGCGAGACCAATGCAATCCACGCGCAACTCACACGCACAGTCTTTGCAGGCGATTGCTCCAACTGGTACATTGGCAAATACGGGCGCAACGCAGCCTCATGGCCCGGTTTTGCGCGGTCATATTGGTTCCGCACTTACTTCCCCGAGTGGACTGCTTTCAATATGGTCGGCGGTAGCTTCCTATGGCCGTTCTATCGTCTTCACCGGCTGGTCAGGACGCTTTCACCGCTATCTCAGGCTGTCTTGGGTATGGCAATTCTAGCCTTCGCTGCTCGGTCTTCGTTCGTTGAGACGGCTCGTAGCCTTGTGCAGGCTGTGGCAGGTACATTTGAATCGTGGACTGCTCGATTTGTGCGAGCTTAG
- a CDS encoding NAD-dependent succinate-semialdehyde dehydrogenase (COG:C;~EggNog:ENOG410PUYN;~InterPro:IPR015590,IPR029510,IPR016160,IPR016161, IPR016162,IPR016163;~PFAM:PF00171;~go_function: GO:0016491 - oxidoreductase activity [Evidence IEA];~go_function: GO:0016620 - oxidoreductase activity, acting on the aldehyde or oxo group of donors, NAD or NADP as acceptor [Evidence IEA];~go_process: GO:0055114 - oxidation-reduction process [Evidence IEA]), which yields MGSTYHEAALAKLNDRSLFITDAFIDGKWVSKSQKFNVYEPSTGTVLGQVSDCDLQDFQRAIQSAHDIQDTFSTTTGAARGALLRKWCDLILSNKEDLATILCLENGKTYAEAAGEVSYAASFISWFAEEATRAYGMTIPSSTPRTTLMTLREPIGVCGIITPWNFPAAMITRKVGPALAAGCSVVIKPPSETPYTCLALTKLAVQAGIPPALIQVCPTKNRQAATELATNPLVRKISFTGSTGVGKMLAKLASGTLKRVSLELGGNAPFIVFDDADVDLAVEGAMFCKFRCSGQTCVCANRLYVQKGIAEKFTAKLIERVAALKPGPGLDLSTTQGPLVNKAAVEKVAEHISDAVSKGAKVEVGGNAVLASGFLFQPTVVSGVRPDMVVSREETFGPLAPIIEFGSEDEAVQLANNTEFGLAGYFFSRDVGRVMRVAQKLQVGMVGVNTGKISAAEAPFGGVKESGYGVEGSALGLAEYQNIKSITLGNW from the exons ATGGGATCCACTTACCACGAAGCTGCTCTCGCAAAG CTCAACGATCGCTCACTCTTCATAACCGATGCCTTCATCGACGGAAAATGGGTCAGCAAAAGTCAGAAATTCAATGTCTACG AACCCTCAACAGGCACAGTCCTGGGCCAAGTCAGTGACTGCGACCTTCAGGATTTCCAACGTGCCATACAAAGCGCCCACGATATTCAAGACACCTTCTCCACAACTACAGGTGCCGCTCGCGGGGCTCTCCTTCGGAAATGGTGTGACTTGATTCTATCAAACAAGGAAGACC TTGCCACAATCCTATGTCTCGAAAACGGCAAGACATACGCCGAAGCCGCAGGCGAAGTCTCATACGCCGCGAGTTTCATCTCCTGGttcgccgaagaagccacCCGGGCCTACGGGATGACAATCCCTTCTTCCACCCCTCGAACGACCCTAATGACCCTCCGCGAACCTATCGGCGTATGCGGAATCATCACACCGTGGAACTTCCCTGCCGCCATGATAACACGCAAAGTCGGACCAGCACTCGCAGCCGGGTGCTCGGTCGTCATCAAACCCCCGAGTGAAACACCATACACCTGCCTCGCGTTGACCAAATTAGCAGTACAGGCCGGGATTCCTCCGGCGCTTATTCAGGTCTGTCCGACCAAGAACCGACAGGCGGCCACGGAACTCGCGACGAATCCGCTCGTTCGCAAGATTAGTTTCACGGGGTCGACGGGGGTAGGCAAGATGTTGGCGAAACTTGCATCGGGCACATTGAAGCGCGTGAGTCTTGAACTTGGTGGGAATGCGCCGTTTATTGTTTTTGATGACGCGGACGTGGATCTTGCGGTCGAGGGGGCCATGTTCTGCAAGTTCCGGTGCTCGGGGCAGACGTGTGTTTG TGCCAACCGATTATATGTCCAGAAGGGCATCGCAGAGAAGTTCACGGCCAAACTCATTGAACGAGTCGCAGCCCTCAAGCCGGGTCCTGGTCTGGACCTATCCACTACGCAAGGACCACTTGTGAATAAAGCCGCCGTTGAAAAGGTCGCGGAGCATATATCAGATGCAGTCTCCAAAGGAGCAAAGGTCGAAGTTGGCGGGAATGCCGTTCTTGCTTCTggattcctcttccagcccacTGTGGTCTCCGGCGTCCGCCCAGATATGGTAGTGAGCAGGGAAGAGACTTTCGGGCCACTTGCTCCCATCATTGAGTTTGGCAGCGAGGATGAGGCAGTTCAGCTGGCCAACAACACCGAGTTTGGCCTTGCGGGGTATTTCTTTTCGAGGGACGTGGGCAGGGTCATGCGTGTTGCTCAGAAGCTGCAGGTTGGCATGGTTGGAGTGAATACTGGCAAGATCAGTGCTGCTGAAGCGCCTTTTGGAGGAGTCAAGGAAAGTGGCTATGGTGTAGAGGGGAGCGCTCTGGGGCTGGCAGAGTATCAGAACATCAAGAGCATAACGCTGGGGAACTGGTGA